A single window of Helicobacter pylori DNA harbors:
- the fliP gene encoding flagellar type III secretion system pore protein FliP (The bacterial flagellar biogenesis protein FliP forms a type III secretion system (T3SS)-type pore required for flagellar assembly.): MRFFIFLILICPLICPLMSADSALPSVNLSLNAPSDPKQLVTTLNVIALLTLLVLAPSLILVMTSFTRLIVVFSFLRTALGTQQTPPTQILVSLSLILTFFIMEPSLKKAYDTGIKPYMDKKISYTEAFEKSALPFKEFMLKNTREKDLALFFRIRNLPNPKTPDEVSLSVLIPAFMISELKTAFQIGFLLYLPFLVIDMVISSILMAMGMMMLPPVMISLPFKILVFILVDGFNLLTENLVASFKMV, encoded by the coding sequence TTGCGTTTTTTCATTTTTTTAATCCTCATTTGCCCTTTAATATGCCCCTTAATGAGCGCTGATAGCGCTTTACCTAGCGTCAACCTCTCTTTAAACGCTCCTAGTGATCCTAAACAGCTCGTAACCACCCTTAATGTCATCGCCTTGCTCACGCTTTTAGTTTTAGCCCCATCGTTGATTTTGGTGATGACGAGTTTCACTCGTTTGATCGTGGTGTTTTCTTTTTTAAGGACCGCTTTAGGCACGCAACAAACCCCACCCACTCAAATTTTAGTTTCGCTCTCTTTGATATTGACTTTTTTTATCATGGAACCTAGTTTGAAAAAGGCTTATGATACAGGGATTAAGCCTTATATGGATAAAAAGATTTCTTACACCGAAGCGTTTGAAAAAAGCGCTCTGCCTTTCAAGGAATTCATGCTTAAAAACACACGAGAAAAGGATCTAGCGCTTTTTTTTAGGATTAGGAATTTGCCTAACCCTAAAACCCCTGATGAGGTGAGCTTGAGCGTTTTAATCCCGGCGTTTATGATAAGCGAATTGAAAACAGCGTTTCAAATCGGCTTTTTACTCTACTTGCCTTTTTTGGTGATTGATATGGTGATCAGTTCTATTTTAATGGCGATGGGCATGATGATGCTCCCGCCCGTAATGATTTCTCTGCCTTTTAAAATTTTGGTGTTTATTCTGGTAGATG